Proteins from a single region of Chanodichthys erythropterus isolate Z2021 chromosome 13, ASM2448905v1, whole genome shotgun sequence:
- the rgs3a gene encoding regulator of G-protein signaling 3a isoform X4 — translation MAKDMKNRLAFLRRRNESPGSTPAGKLDKTLKSVKPTPEEAMKWGESLDKLLVHKYGLAAFRAFLRTEFSEENLDFWLACEDYKKIKSQSKMTSKAKKIFAEFIAIQSCKEVNLDSYTREHTKENLQDINRSCFDLAQRRIYGLMEKDSYPRFLRSELYMDLVNQKKPSTTSTSSSSS, via the exons AT GGCCAAAGACATGAAGAACCGACTCGCTTTCCTGAGGAGGAGGAATGAGTCTCCCGGAAGCACGCCAGCCGGCAAGCTCGACAAAACCTTGAAGTCTGTcaa GCCCACTCCAGAAGAGGCAATGAAGTGGGGTGAATCGTTGGACAAGCTGCTGGTCCACAAAT ATGGGCTGGCGGCGTTTAGAGCTTTCTTGCGCACAGAGTTTAGTGAAGAGAATCTGGATTTCTGGCTGGCCTGCGAGGATTACAAGAAGATTAAATCGCAGTCCAAGATGACATCGAAAGCTAAGAAAATCTTTGCGGAGTTCATCGCCATCCAGTCCTGTAAAGAG GTGAATCTGGATTCCTACACCAGGGAACACACTAAAGAGAACCTGCAAGACATCAATCGCTCTTGCTTCGACCTGGCCCAGAGGAGGATATACGGCCTGATGGAGAAAGACTCGTATCCTCGATTTCTGCGCTCGGAGCTCTACATGGACTTAGTGAACCAAAAGAAACCAAGCACCACGTCGACATCCTCGTCCTCCTCTTAA
- the rgs3a gene encoding regulator of G-protein signaling 3a isoform X3, whose translation MVDFSEKYLERAKDMKNRLAFLRRRNESPGSTPAGKLDKTLKSVKPTPEEAMKWGESLDKLLVHKYGLAAFRAFLRTEFSEENLDFWLACEDYKKIKSQSKMTSKAKKIFAEFIAIQSCKEVNLDSYTREHTKENLQDINRSCFDLAQRRIYGLMEKDSYPRFLRSELYMDLVNQKKPSTTSTSSSSS comes from the exons GGCCAAAGACATGAAGAACCGACTCGCTTTCCTGAGGAGGAGGAATGAGTCTCCCGGAAGCACGCCAGCCGGCAAGCTCGACAAAACCTTGAAGTCTGTcaa GCCCACTCCAGAAGAGGCAATGAAGTGGGGTGAATCGTTGGACAAGCTGCTGGTCCACAAAT ATGGGCTGGCGGCGTTTAGAGCTTTCTTGCGCACAGAGTTTAGTGAAGAGAATCTGGATTTCTGGCTGGCCTGCGAGGATTACAAGAAGATTAAATCGCAGTCCAAGATGACATCGAAAGCTAAGAAAATCTTTGCGGAGTTCATCGCCATCCAGTCCTGTAAAGAG GTGAATCTGGATTCCTACACCAGGGAACACACTAAAGAGAACCTGCAAGACATCAATCGCTCTTGCTTCGACCTGGCCCAGAGGAGGATATACGGCCTGATGGAGAAAGACTCGTATCCTCGATTTCTGCGCTCGGAGCTCTACATGGACTTAGTGAACCAAAAGAAACCAAGCACCACGTCGACATCCTCGTCCTCCTCTTAA